The proteins below come from a single Nostoc sp. KVJ3 genomic window:
- a CDS encoding sodium-dependent bicarbonate transport family permease, with the protein MDLSLIVSNILNPPILFFFLGMTAVFVKSDLEIPAPIPKLFSLYLLFAIGFKGGVELIKSGVTQEVVLTLAAAMMMACVVPIYTFFILKWKLDTYDAAAIAATYGSISAVTFITASAFLTELGIAFDGYMVAALALMESPAIIVGLILVNIFTTDGKQEFSWPEVLREAFLNSSVFLLVGSLLIGVLTGERGGKVLEPFTQGLFYGVLTFFLLDMGLVAARRIKDLQKTGVFLILFAILIPIVNAGIGLAIAKFIGMPRGDSLLFAVLCASASYIAVPAAMRMTVPEANPSLYVSTALAVTFPFNIIVGIPLYLYGINLFWS; encoded by the coding sequence ATGGATCTGAGCTTAATTGTATCCAATATTTTGAATCCGCCAATCCTGTTTTTCTTTTTAGGCATGACTGCTGTTTTTGTCAAGTCAGATTTAGAAATTCCTGCACCAATACCTAAACTATTTTCGTTGTATCTGTTGTTTGCCATTGGTTTTAAGGGAGGGGTAGAACTAATCAAAAGCGGTGTCACTCAGGAAGTAGTTCTCACACTGGCGGCAGCCATGATGATGGCTTGCGTTGTTCCAATTTACACCTTTTTTATTCTGAAGTGGAAATTGGATACTTACGATGCGGCGGCGATCGCTGCCACCTACGGTTCTATCAGTGCCGTTACCTTCATTACCGCGAGCGCTTTTTTGACTGAGCTTGGCATTGCTTTTGATGGTTATATGGTGGCAGCCCTTGCCCTGATGGAATCTCCAGCGATTATAGTTGGTCTAATTTTGGTGAATATATTCACCACCGATGGCAAGCAAGAATTTTCGTGGCCGGAAGTTTTGCGAGAAGCATTTCTTAATAGTTCAGTTTTTCTATTAGTCGGTAGTCTATTAATAGGTGTATTGACAGGAGAACGCGGTGGGAAAGTATTAGAACCCTTTACTCAAGGGTTATTTTATGGCGTTCTCACCTTCTTTTTACTTGACATGGGATTGGTCGCTGCCAGAAGAATTAAAGACTTGCAAAAAACCGGAGTTTTCCTGATTTTATTTGCCATACTAATTCCAATAGTCAATGCAGGTATTGGGTTAGCGATCGCCAAATTCATCGGTATGCCTCGTGGAGATTCGCTGTTATTCGCCGTATTGTGTGCCAGTGCTTCTTACATTGCTGTCCCGGCAGCTATGCGGATGACTGTTCCAGAAGCAAATCCCAGTCTGTATGTTTCTACCGCTCTAGCGGTGACATTTCCGTTCAATATTATTGTGGGAATTCCGTTATATCTCTACGGAATTAACCTATTTTGGAGCTAA
- the pcrA gene encoding DNA helicase PcrA, which produces MTTTIDFLSHLNPSQRQAVEHYCGPLLVVAGAGSGKTRALTYRIANLILKHHVDPENILAVTFTNKAAREMKERVQRLFAEQLAMKQHGQRFDLLTEYQQTQLRSQVYKNTIKDLWCGTFHSLFSRILRFDIEKYVDEKGRKWNRNFSIFDESDVMTLIKEIVNKQLNLDDKKFDARSVRYAISNAKNQGLSPQEFEQDQPNYRGRVIAQVYNLYQDKLAENNALDFDDLILVPTRLFQQNEQVLGYWHRKFCHILVDEYQDTNRTQYQLIHLLVTNGETRKSEWQWQNRSVFVVGDADQSIYSFRMADFTILLGFQEDFGDGLVDDDTQTMVKLEENYRSCENILQAANELIENNTQRIDKILKATRGPGEQITCHKADEELAEAAFVINQISTLKNQNPELDWGSFAILYRTNAQSRPFEELLVKYQIPYTVVGGMRFYDRKEIKDVIAYLRAIANPSDTVSLLRVINTPRRGVGKTTIDALMNASQQLGTTLWEILSDETSVNTLAGRATKAVNNFAAMISRWQGQIGTLPVTEVLQGILEDSGYVQDLMSQGTDEATDRVQNVQELYNAALQFQEENEEVSLQDFLSSAALSSDLDNLKEGQTAVSLMTLHASKGLEFPVVFLVGLEQGLFPGYRSLGDPASLEEERRLCYVGITRAQERLFLSHARERRLYGSREPAMRSQFLDELPEELLSTKRASRQSYTKSASTPSGKQDSTQNWQVGDRVLHKTFGLGEITHVFGTGNKMSVAIKFSSLGQKIVDPRVAQLQKV; this is translated from the coding sequence ATGACAACAACCATCGACTTTCTCAGTCACCTTAACCCTAGTCAGCGTCAAGCCGTCGAACACTACTGCGGCCCGTTACTAGTCGTTGCTGGCGCAGGTTCCGGCAAAACACGAGCGCTGACTTATCGCATTGCCAATCTGATTCTGAAACACCATGTTGATCCAGAAAATATCCTAGCGGTTACTTTTACCAACAAAGCCGCGCGGGAAATGAAAGAACGGGTTCAACGGCTGTTTGCGGAACAATTGGCAATGAAACAACACGGACAGCGTTTTGATTTGTTGACAGAATACCAACAAACGCAACTGCGATCGCAAGTTTACAAAAATACGATCAAAGATTTGTGGTGTGGCACTTTCCACAGTTTATTTTCTCGCATTCTCCGCTTTGATATTGAAAAATATGTAGACGAAAAAGGACGCAAGTGGAATCGCAATTTCTCTATCTTTGATGAATCAGATGTGATGACTCTGATTAAAGAAATCGTCAATAAACAGCTAAATTTAGACGATAAGAAATTTGATGCCCGCTCTGTTCGCTACGCTATTAGTAACGCTAAAAATCAAGGTTTATCGCCCCAAGAATTTGAGCAAGATCAGCCCAATTATCGCGGACGGGTAATTGCTCAAGTCTATAATTTATATCAAGATAAATTAGCAGAAAATAACGCCCTCGATTTTGACGATTTGATTCTCGTACCAACGAGATTATTTCAACAAAACGAGCAAGTATTGGGTTATTGGCATCGCAAATTTTGCCATATCCTCGTAGATGAATATCAAGATACTAATCGGACTCAATATCAACTGATCCACTTATTGGTGACTAATGGCGAAACTAGAAAGAGCGAATGGCAATGGCAAAATCGCTCAGTTTTCGTTGTCGGCGATGCAGATCAATCAATTTACAGCTTTCGGATGGCAGATTTCACCATCTTGCTGGGATTTCAGGAAGACTTTGGTGATGGTTTGGTAGACGATGACACCCAAACGATGGTTAAGTTAGAAGAAAACTATCGTTCTTGTGAAAACATTCTGCAAGCGGCTAATGAACTAATTGAAAATAACACCCAACGGATTGATAAAATCCTGAAAGCGACGCGGGGGCCGGGTGAGCAGATTACTTGTCACAAAGCCGATGAAGAACTTGCAGAAGCGGCATTTGTGATTAATCAAATTAGCACTTTAAAAAACCAAAATCCTGAATTAGATTGGGGTAGTTTTGCGATCCTTTATCGGACAAATGCTCAATCTCGGCCATTTGAAGAATTGTTGGTGAAATATCAAATTCCTTACACAGTTGTGGGAGGAATGAGATTTTACGATCGCAAAGAAATCAAAGATGTCATTGCATATTTAAGAGCGATCGCTAACCCATCTGATACAGTCAGTTTATTACGAGTTATCAATACTCCCCGGCGAGGAGTTGGCAAAACCACTATTGATGCTTTGATGAACGCCTCGCAACAACTAGGAACAACCCTGTGGGAAATACTCAGCGATGAAACATCAGTTAATACATTAGCTGGAAGGGCAACAAAAGCTGTAAATAACTTTGCCGCAATGATTAGCCGTTGGCAAGGACAAATCGGCACGCTTCCCGTGACTGAGGTTTTGCAAGGAATACTAGAAGATTCTGGTTACGTGCAAGACTTGATGAGTCAAGGCACAGATGAAGCCACAGATCGGGTACAAAACGTCCAGGAACTTTACAACGCTGCATTGCAATTTCAAGAAGAAAACGAAGAAGTTTCCCTCCAAGATTTTCTCAGTAGTGCCGCCCTCAGTTCCGATTTGGATAACTTAAAAGAAGGGCAAACAGCCGTTTCTTTGATGACTTTGCATGCATCCAAAGGTTTGGAATTTCCCGTAGTCTTTTTGGTGGGATTAGAACAAGGGCTATTTCCCGGCTACCGTTCGCTGGGCGATCCCGCATCTTTGGAAGAAGAACGCCGCCTGTGTTATGTAGGAATTACTCGCGCCCAAGAAAGATTATTTTTATCACACGCACGGGAACGGCGTTTGTATGGTTCGCGGGAACCTGCGATGCGATCGCAATTTCTCGACGAATTACCAGAAGAATTGTTATCTACCAAACGCGCGAGTCGTCAAAGTTATACCAAAAGTGCCTCTACTCCTAGTGGGAAACAAGACTCAACGCAGAATTGGCAAGTAGGCGATAGAGTATTACATAAAACTTTTGGTCTTGGTGAAATCACTCATGTCTTCGGTACGGGTAATAAGATGTCTGTGGCAATTAAATTTTCTAGCTTGGGGCAAAAAATTGTTGATCCAAGAGTAGCGCAGTTGCAAAAAGTTTGA
- a CDS encoding antibiotic biosynthesis monooxygenase family protein, with translation MILEAVILHVKPDLQSDFEATFKKASKIISSMDGYLSHELHKCIEVQYKYLLLVRWETLESHTVGFRNSAEFQEWKKLLHHFYEPSPIIEHFEEIEI, from the coding sequence ATGATTCTTGAGGCCGTTATTCTTCACGTCAAACCTGATCTGCAATCCGATTTTGAAGCTACTTTTAAAAAAGCTTCTAAAATTATTTCCTCAATGGATGGATATTTATCCCATGAATTGCATAAATGTATAGAAGTCCAATATAAATATTTATTACTTGTCAGATGGGAAACTTTAGAATCTCATACTGTAGGATTTAGAAATTCTGCTGAGTTTCAAGAGTGGAAAAAACTTCTACATCATTTTTATGAGCCATCTCCCATTATTGAACACTTTGAAGAAATTGAAATATGA
- a CDS encoding helix-turn-helix domain-containing protein, translating into MSIKSAKKKLGQQVATIRKRKGLTQENLAELSGYSVEFISLIERGINAPTIDGLEKLAQILNCKVEILFQEADSQDNSLS; encoded by the coding sequence TTGTCTATTAAAAGTGCTAAAAAAAAACTTGGTCAACAGGTTGCTACCATTCGTAAGCGAAAAGGGTTAACTCAGGAAAACTTGGCTGAACTATCAGGCTATTCAGTTGAGTTTATAAGTTTAATAGAGCGTGGTATTAACGCTCCTACTATCGACGGTTTAGAAAAACTAGCACAAATTTTAAACTGTAAAGTTGAAATCTTATTTCAAGAGGCAGATTCTCAAGACAATTCGCTGAGTTAG
- a CDS encoding DNA cytosine methyltransferase: MTNIKNTQNSQPTVISLFSGCGGIDLGFQRQGLSIVWAIDNDLDCVETYKKNIGNHIINRSICDVHSREIPDADIIVGGFPCQGFSVANKFRSKDDARNELYHEMLRVIQEKKPKWFMAENVKGILSLDDGLVFQNILKELEEVGYYVTYQLVNMADHGVPQIRKRVIILGTRNDLPLEARVKHPLPDYSEKNKNLKKWITINLALEKLEKLKPTTNLVGSQYKVSYRNYTGHRQTNGDKPCPTIIARGNGKGGVCAIPHPNGIRRLNVRESAFIQTFPADFEFTGSITSMYRQIGNAVPILYAEKIAQEFIEANDRLKTFREKQVRETKKINVVSLFSGAGGMDLGFKKAGFDIVWAIDNFEDAVQTYRKNIGNHIINSNIEDYNLNEIPDCDVLIGGFPCQGFSIANMKRSIDDDRNILYEYLVKVIQIKKPKIFIAENVKGILSLDKGKVFNNILEEFNKCGYKCKYAILNAAGYGVPQTRERVIILGQREDITIEIEFPPQPSDFKSHISVGQALSNFPDPDKKHNLKNHVYSKFKLKFNGYISNRRINPDLPCPTITARGDHKGGAMVMHHPSNKRRLTCREMAYIQGFPIDFEFIGSMTSVYRQIANALPYPVAEAVASSVYKALTN; the protein is encoded by the coding sequence ATGACAAATATTAAAAATACTCAAAATAGTCAACCTACTGTTATTAGTCTATTCTCAGGGTGTGGAGGTATTGATTTAGGATTTCAAAGACAAGGATTGTCAATTGTTTGGGCAATTGATAATGACTTAGACTGCGTAGAAACATATAAAAAAAATATAGGCAATCATATTATCAATAGATCAATTTGTGATGTTCATTCGAGAGAAATTCCTGATGCCGATATAATTGTTGGTGGATTCCCATGCCAAGGCTTTTCAGTAGCCAATAAATTTCGTTCAAAAGATGATGCGAGAAATGAACTTTATCATGAAATGTTAAGGGTAATACAAGAAAAAAAGCCTAAATGGTTTATGGCTGAGAATGTAAAAGGTATTTTAAGTCTAGATGATGGGCTTGTTTTTCAAAATATTTTAAAAGAATTAGAAGAAGTTGGTTATTATGTAACATATCAACTAGTTAATATGGCTGATCATGGAGTTCCACAAATTAGAAAACGAGTTATTATTTTAGGTACAAGAAATGACCTACCTCTAGAAGCTAGAGTCAAGCATCCATTGCCAGACTATTCTGAAAAAAATAAAAATCTTAAAAAATGGATTACGATTAATTTGGCATTGGAAAAATTGGAAAAATTGAAACCAACGACGAATTTAGTAGGCTCACAGTATAAAGTTTCATATAGAAACTACACGGGACATAGACAAACTAATGGTGATAAACCATGTCCGACAATTATCGCTAGAGGTAATGGCAAGGGCGGCGTATGTGCAATTCCACACCCTAACGGAATACGGCGATTAAATGTTAGAGAATCAGCATTTATTCAAACTTTTCCAGCCGATTTTGAATTTACAGGAAGCATAACCTCAATGTATCGCCAAATTGGTAATGCCGTACCTATATTATATGCAGAAAAAATAGCACAAGAATTTATAGAAGCCAATGATAGATTAAAAACTTTTAGAGAAAAACAAGTTAGAGAAACTAAAAAAATCAATGTTGTTTCTTTATTCTCTGGCGCGGGAGGAATGGACTTAGGATTTAAAAAAGCTGGGTTTGATATTGTATGGGCAATTGACAACTTTGAAGATGCGGTGCAAACATACCGAAAAAACATCGGTAATCATATAATTAATAGTAATATTGAAGACTACAACCTAAACGAGATTCCTGATTGTGATGTTCTTATAGGTGGATTTCCATGTCAGGGTTTTTCAATAGCCAATATGAAACGTAGCATTGATGATGATAGGAATATCCTATATGAATATCTTGTAAAAGTAATACAAATTAAAAAGCCGAAAATTTTTATTGCTGAAAATGTCAAAGGTATTCTTAGCCTTGACAAAGGGAAAGTTTTCAACAATATATTAGAAGAATTTAATAAATGCGGCTATAAATGTAAATATGCTATTTTAAATGCTGCGGGCTATGGAGTTCCACAAACTAGAGAAAGAGTGATTATTTTAGGACAGAGAGAAGATATAACAATAGAAATCGAATTTCCTCCCCAACCCAGTGATTTTAAATCGCATATATCTGTGGGACAGGCACTTTCAAATTTTCCCGATCCTGACAAAAAACACAATTTGAAAAATCATGTATATTCCAAATTTAAACTAAAGTTTAATGGATATATATCAAATAGACGTATTAATCCTGACTTACCATGTCCAACAATTACGGCTAGAGGCGATCATAAAGGAGGAGCAATGGTAATGCACCACCCTTCAAATAAACGTAGGTTAACGTGCAGGGAAATGGCTTATATACAAGGCTTTCCTATCGACTTTGAATTTATTGGCTCAATGACTTCTGTTTACCGCCAAATTGCTAATGCACTACCCTACCCTGTTGCAGAAGCAGTTGCATCTTCAGTTTACAAAGCGCTGACTAACTAA
- a CDS encoding metallophosphoesterase family protein, protein MNLKRRQFLFLSSLTTIGAGFLGWMLVRQNNQSAEITDSTTAIAANPAKKDLLLRFVSVADTGTGAKGQYAVAGAMNAYHKRNPYDLVVLAGDNIYNNGEIEKIGEVFERPYQPLLKQGVKFQACLGNHDIRTANGEPQIKYAGFNMKGRYYTFKRNPVQFFALDTNSNADWKNQLIWLEKELSLSDAPWKVVFGHHPIYSSGQYGTNPDFIKTFTPLFKKYSVQLYINGHEHSYERTRAIDGTTYLICGAGAGNRPVGRSEWTEYSTSDLSFASYDVYKDRIEISAIATDNRVFDKGIIQLKSA, encoded by the coding sequence ATGAACCTGAAACGCCGTCAATTTTTATTTTTAAGTAGCCTCACCACCATTGGGGCAGGATTTTTAGGCTGGATGTTAGTTCGTCAAAATAATCAAAGTGCTGAGATTACCGATTCAACAACAGCTATAGCCGCCAACCCAGCTAAAAAAGACTTGTTATTACGTTTTGTATCTGTAGCAGATACGGGGACTGGAGCTAAAGGACAGTATGCTGTAGCTGGAGCGATGAATGCTTATCACAAGCGAAATCCTTATGATTTAGTAGTTTTAGCTGGAGACAACATTTACAACAACGGCGAAATTGAGAAAATCGGCGAAGTTTTTGAGCGTCCTTATCAACCTTTGCTAAAACAAGGTGTGAAATTTCAGGCTTGTTTAGGCAATCACGATATTCGTACTGCCAACGGTGAGCCACAAATCAAGTATGCTGGCTTTAATATGAAGGGACGTTACTATACATTTAAACGTAATCCAGTACAGTTTTTTGCTTTAGATACTAATAGTAATGCTGATTGGAAAAACCAGCTAATTTGGTTAGAGAAAGAATTAAGTCTGAGTGATGCTCCTTGGAAGGTAGTATTTGGTCATCATCCGATTTATTCATCGGGTCAATATGGGACTAATCCAGATTTTATTAAAACTTTTACTCCCCTATTCAAAAAATACAGCGTTCAACTTTATATCAATGGTCACGAACATAGTTATGAACGCACTCGTGCTATTGATGGGACAACTTATTTAATTTGTGGCGCAGGTGCTGGCAATCGTCCTGTAGGTCGTTCTGAGTGGACAGAGTATTCTACCAGTGATTTAAGTTTTGCCTCTTATGACGTGTATAAAGATAGAATAGAAATAAGTGCGATCGCTACTGATAATCGCGTTTTTGATAAAGGTATTATTCAATTAAAATCCGCGTAA
- a CDS encoding ATP-grasp domain-containing protein, with protein sequence MLDNLSLLLKACKNLNVNYEIIHPAENLVKIKLNNKQHYFCNYSTPIINQAVAQIIKDKEYTYHILKKKVKLPRTVGFLSPFCDLQYKIYLKFPSFEDIILEIKENFETPVIVKRNSGSSGHNVFLCQNTDEVETALKEIFNINNKKYDYVAIAQEFIHIKSEYRAVFLNKELVLLYEKDITDAKFIGNLSPLHWDGAKAKYINNPEILSEIANFAKPIFEELDIDYGGLDIVLDRDNQYWLIEINSHPNYSIFTRDNGEDPVLRIFEKMLLSLASK encoded by the coding sequence ATGTTAGATAACCTTTCGCTATTGCTCAAAGCTTGTAAAAACTTAAATGTTAACTATGAAATTATTCATCCGGCTGAAAATTTAGTAAAAATAAAACTGAATAATAAACAACATTACTTTTGTAATTATAGTACTCCGATAATAAATCAGGCAGTAGCACAAATTATCAAAGACAAGGAATATACATACCATATTTTAAAGAAGAAAGTTAAACTTCCTCGGACAGTAGGCTTTCTTTCACCTTTTTGTGACCTGCAATATAAGATTTACTTAAAATTTCCTAGTTTTGAAGATATTATATTAGAAATAAAAGAAAACTTTGAAACACCCGTAATTGTTAAACGAAATTCTGGTTCAAGTGGACATAACGTTTTTTTATGTCAGAATACAGATGAAGTTGAAACTGCTTTAAAAGAGATTTTTAATATCAATAATAAAAAGTATGATTACGTTGCGATCGCTCAAGAATTCATTCACATAAAATCTGAGTATAGAGCCGTTTTTTTAAATAAAGAGTTAGTTCTACTCTATGAAAAAGATATAACTGATGCAAAATTTATAGGTAATCTCAGTCCTCTCCACTGGGATGGTGCAAAAGCAAAGTATATCAACAATCCAGAAATATTGTCAGAGATTGCTAATTTCGCTAAACCAATTTTTGAAGAATTAGACATTGATTATGGTGGTTTAGATATTGTATTAGATCGAGATAATCAATATTGGTTAATTGAAATCAATTCTCACCCAAATTATAGTATTTTCACTAGAGATAATGGAGAAGATCCTGTATTGAGAATTTTTGAAAAGATGCTCCTTAGCCTAGCCTCCAAATGA
- a CDS encoding hybrid sensor histidine kinase/response regulator, whose protein sequence is MMIKPLLKPIHILLVDDNPNNLKVLSEAIQGCGWKTLMATDGESAIEQTEYAAPDLILLDVMMPGIDGFETCRRLKSNSITQNIPIIFMTALADATDKVKGLEIGAVDYITKPFQQEEVIARLKLHLKISHLTRTLEQRVQERTAELSQSLQELQQTQLQLIQSEKMSTLGQMVAGIGHEINNPIGFISGNCSYIEKYMNDLLRLVNLQQQKLPHPDSEIEELIEEIDLEYLTEDLPKILVSMHQGITRLKDISLSLRTFARSDISSVVEFQIHEGIDSTLMLLKHRLKDQGDRPKIEVVKQYGDLPPITCYPGQLNQVFMNIIANAIDAFDDLYQNRSIQDITAAVPHTITIATSFEHQQETVSICIEDNALGMPPEVQARIFEPSFTTKPVGKGTGLGLAISYQIIIDKHKGEINCFSIFGQGTKFIVTLAISLY, encoded by the coding sequence ATGATGATCAAACCTCTCTTGAAGCCAATACATATCCTTTTAGTAGATGACAATCCTAACAATCTCAAAGTGTTATCAGAAGCGATTCAGGGATGTGGCTGGAAAACACTCATGGCAACCGATGGAGAATCTGCCATCGAACAAACAGAATATGCTGCACCCGATCTCATTCTCTTGGATGTGATGATGCCGGGGATTGATGGATTTGAAACTTGCCGTAGGCTAAAATCCAATTCCATCACTCAGAATATTCCGATCATTTTTATGACTGCTTTGGCCGATGCTACAGACAAAGTAAAAGGACTGGAAATTGGTGCAGTTGACTATATTACCAAACCTTTCCAGCAGGAAGAAGTCATTGCCCGATTAAAGTTACATCTAAAAATCTCTCATCTTACCCGCACCCTAGAACAAAGAGTGCAAGAACGCACCGCAGAATTAAGCCAATCTCTACAAGAGTTACAACAAACCCAACTACAACTAATCCAGAGTGAAAAAATGTCCACCCTTGGACAAATGGTTGCAGGGATAGGTCACGAGATCAATAATCCGATTGGTTTCATTAGTGGAAATTGTTCTTATATTGAAAAATATATGAATGATCTCCTGCGTTTGGTGAATCTCCAACAGCAAAAATTACCACACCCAGATTCGGAGATTGAAGAACTCATTGAAGAAATTGATTTAGAGTATCTGACTGAAGATTTACCAAAAATTCTGGTATCAATGCACCAGGGAATTACTCGTCTTAAGGACATTAGCCTCTCTTTGAGAACCTTTGCTCGCTCTGATATTTCATCTGTGGTCGAGTTTCAGATTCACGAAGGAATTGATAGTACCTTAATGCTCTTAAAACATCGATTGAAAGACCAAGGAGACCGCCCTAAAATCGAAGTTGTCAAACAATACGGCGATTTACCTCCAATCACTTGCTATCCTGGACAACTGAATCAGGTATTTATGAATATTATTGCCAATGCTATTGATGCATTTGATGACCTCTATCAAAATCGCTCAATTCAAGATATTACAGCTGCTGTCCCTCACACTATCACGATCGCTACATCATTTGAACATCAGCAAGAAACTGTTTCGATTTGCATCGAAGATAATGCTTTGGGTATGCCTCCTGAAGTGCAAGCTAGAATTTTTGAGCCATCTTTTACAACTAAGCCTGTGGGCAAGGGAACTGGTCTAGGATTAGCTATCAGTTACCAAATTATTATTGATAAACACAAGGGAGAAATCAACTGTTTTTCAATCTTTGGACAGGGAACTAAGTTTATTGTCACCCTGGCGATTTCATTATATTAA